Part of the Triticum urartu cultivar G1812 chromosome 2, Tu2.1, whole genome shotgun sequence genome, TCAACCCCTGGATGTGCCTTCTCAGGTCTGGGCCGATATCTCCATGGACTTCATCGAGGGGCTTCCCAAGGTGGGAGGCAAGTCGGTCATTCTCACGGTGGTCGACCGCTTTCTAAATATGCTCACTTCATCGCGCTGGGGCATCCCTACACTGCCGCGTCCGTGGCTCATGCCTTCTTCGACGGTATTGTCCGTCTGCACGGGTTTCCTGCTTCGATCGTCGGTGATCGCGACACGGTGTTCACAGGCCATGTCTGGCGCGATCTCTTCAGGATGGCGGGCGTTAAGCTACGCTTCAGCACGGCCTTCCACCCCCAGACGGACGGCCAATCAGAGGTGGTTAACAAGGTGATCGCCATGTATTTACGCTGTGTTACAGGTGATCGGCCTCGTGCTTGGGTGGATTGCCTCGCATGGGCGGAGTACTGCTACAACACCTCCTACCACTCTGCCCTGCGTGCGACACCATTTGAGGTGGTCTACGGGCGGCCACCTCCGCCGATCTTGCCGGTGGACCCGGCTACGGCGAGGACGGAGGCCGCGGGTGACCTTATTCGCACCCGTGACGAGATGCTTGCGGAGGTCCGTCAGCGTCTCCTTCAGGCTCAGCAGCTGGCGCAGCATTACTACAACAACCACCATCGCGAGGCGGAGTTCGCGGTGGGTGATTGGGTGTGGCTGCGTCTTCTTCACCGCTCTACACAGTCACTCGACCCGCGCGCGAAGCGCAAGCTCGGGCCTCGCTACGCGGGACCCTTCGCCATCTTGGAGCGCATTGGGCAGGTGGCCTATCGTCTTCAGCTGCCGGCCGGCGCTCGCATCCACGATGTGTTTCATGTGGGGCTGCTCAAGCCTTTTCATGGAGAGCCACCGGCGGCTCCACCAGCGCTTCCCCCGACCGGCAATGGACGTCTTCTTCCGGAGCCAGAGAAGGTGTTGAAGGCACAACTTCGTCGCGGGGTATGGTTCATCCTGATCCAGTGGGCGGGTCTTCCTGTGGAGGAAGCTACTTGGGAGCCACGTGAGGATTTCCGCCACCACTATCCAGACTttcagctcgaggacgagctgtttgtGCAGGCGGGGAGAGATGTTATGACCGGTTTACAATACAACCGGAGGAGGCCCGCTAGGCAGTAGATTAAGGGCTTGgcccacaagttatcttaggCTAGTCGTTTTCAGGTTATAAATATTAGATTGTAAGATACCTTTTGGAATTAAGCAATAAAAGATAGTTCTATCCTATTGCCCGGCTCCAGAGGAGCCGGAAACCCTAGCCGCACCTTGCCCTAGCCgcgccgccctcttcttcctcgcGACGGCGCCCAcgcgccggagccgccgccctcGCCCCCAACCCTCACTGTCCTGCCTGTATAACCTACGGAGTAGAGCCGGTAGGAACCCTAGCCCTACCAGAGTCACCCTCTAATGCACAGAAAAAGGTTAGGGAAACAGTAGACTGTCTAAAATATTAGGCAAACAAAACAATTTAAAGAAAAATGGTGAGCCGGCAAGAGAAAAGACTATTAATAGCAACCTTAGTTTTTTCAAAATCAAGTACCAAGAATGGTCTACTGGAAGCATTGCAATACTACCAAATTAGAACTAGAGTCCAAAACTGAAAGCAATGACCCACGTTGCGGATATATAATTCTTACACAACTCATAACAATAGAAGTTACACCCATCTCCAAAGAACTAAATTTTGGTACTAATACAAATGGCACTCCTTACCTGCCATAGCGTACCAAAAGATTAGTTCGGTGGTATGCGAGGGTGAGGTTGTAGCGTAGGAATGTGAAACCTCGGTCTGCCCCTGCTGGACGCCACTTGCGAACCTCTCCGTTCACTCCCCTGAGCATGCAGACCAATGAGACAAACATGTTTCGATTCAAAGAATCACCCACAAATCCTACAACAAAGCATTGAACACACATCAACATGTGATAGCATATTCAAGGGGTCACTGAAATGACTGAATACACTACACATAGACAAACAGATAAATCTGAACCAAGAAGCCGTATCACTTAAGGTATGCATTGACCCAATTTCCTCTTATAACATTATGATCATTATGAAGCAAGAATCATAATAACTGACCATGCCCCAACATGACCACCACAAGATGACATTCGTACAGCTACATATGTAAATTTCAACACATTCAACAGTACAGGGAACCAATCACATATCTATGCTATCCACATACGATACTACACCTTGCTTAGTAGACCAAGCAAAACATCGAGACATCTCTTGAGTGCCGATCTATGACAATGGGCAGTAAGCACCGCAAGTATTACCACGTTATATGCAGAAGATTTTGTTCAAAGATGCCAAAAACTCCAACTCTACCAGGAGGCCACACCAGAAAGGCTTCACTCTGCAGACGGAGTCACGTCCCAAGCAGTAGCTACCAAACACAGCGAAATGGGTGAGTACGAACCAATGTTGGTGTTCCTGTGATGCTCTAAGAACCGGAGCGGGTCGAGCCTGGGGAGTAGCTCGCACCCTTCGGGCTTCCATCGCCAGCGGAGGAGGGCGCGGCCGTTGCGCTTGCCGTTGGCGATGCAGTTCCACCCCTTGAAGATCTCCTTGCACGTGTGGTCGTACCGGAGGTGGGACTCGGCGGAGGAGTCGGACACCCATCCACCGGCAGCGTAGTCGCAGGTCTGTTGGGACCTGAGAGCTGCGTCGCGGAGCGCGGGGATGGAGCGAGATGGGAAGATCAGGATTAGGGTCAGTAGAATAAGGGGGAGGAGCAACACGAGAGGGAGGAAGACTTTGCGCCGCCGCAGGCCGGCGGCCGGGCTCCTCGCCGGCGGCATGGGAGACACGGCGAGGCGAACAGGATCGAGTTTTGCTTGGGCTTAAAAAAACAGAGTGGGCCTGAAGAACTAGTCTCAGCCGGCGGAGGCGAGTTTCGGACTAGGCCAGGCCTCACTTCGGCCCGAGAACATGGTTAGGCACAATAGCTTAATTGGGCCGAGCCTTTCCGAGAACATGAGTTCTTTTTTTTGCCATGCGGGGACATGGTACACTGGGAATATCGGGAGCTCctagttgggccggcccacgaAACGCGTCGGCCACTGAACTCGCGCGGAAAAATCCCGAAAAAGATAGATGTATCTGCCACAGGATTCGAACTAAAGACGTTCGTTCCATGTCCGACCTCTCCAACCACTGGAGCTAACATCATTGAGCGATTTGTTCCATCCTGAGATATGTAATAACACTGTTGAAGCGCTATTTGCTGCACATAATCATGTACTGTATCGCTTAaattttttggaaaaaaatcatGATAAGAAAAAGTTCATatattttgaaaaaagttcatcaatttgaaaaaagttcatcaaatttaaaaaaatttaatcgattttgaaaaaaagttcatcaaaaatGAAAACAAGTGTTCATGGATTATAAAAAATTGTACAAATTTAAAAAAAGATAATCAATTTGAAAATAAGTTCATCTAATTTAGAAAAGTTTGTTGAATTTGAAAAAAACTTCATCAAatatgaaaaaagttcatcaaatttgaaaaaagttcatcggaactaaaaaaagttcagcgaatttgaaaaaagttcattgatttgaAGAAAAGTTCACGAATTATAAAAAATATCATTGAGAcaggaagaagaaaaagaaaaaaagataaaagataaacggaaacaggaaaaaggaaaaaggagaaaggagaaaggagagaggaaaaaggaaaaaggaaaaaggaaagtTAAACTAAGAAAAGATGTAAGAGGATGTCATTCACCACAATGGGCAAGGTGGCGCGATGGTTATTGCTGGTTAGCTTGAAGTAGTCCTGGCCATGGAAAGCCCGGCCCGAACGGCCCGGCCCGAAAAAGCCCGACCCGGTCCAGCCCGACGCCGCTCCCGGGCTGGGCTCGGGCCTAGATTTTTGAGCCGAAGGCCGGGCCCGGGCCCATCGTTTTCGCGTTTTCCTGAAGGCCGGGCCGGCCCGGCCCGAAGCCTGACGGGTTTTTACGTGTTCGGGCCGGGCTCAGGCCCAGAAAACAGGCCCGACGGCCGGGCCTGGCCGGGCTCAGGCCTGGGTTTTTTGCGTTGGGCTTGGCTAGGCCCGACCCgaagcccggcccggcccgagGTATGGCCAGGTATAGCTTGAAGTATACGTCCCTAGTTCGATCCCCCGTGAGGACGCTCATTTTTTGTTGTCTGGAATACAGAAAGAAAACAGGATAAGATGGGGCGGCCCAGCTTGGTTGGTTGTAGGCGCTCGTTTGCAATATACACATAAACGGGCGCCTGCAGCGCCAAATAGGATTTGCCGGGAATATCTCTACTCCTAGTTGAGAAGTTGGTTTATCTCAAAAAAGAAAAATTGAGGAGTTGGTAGGTGGTATCGTCATTTCGCACCCCCATACCATTTTTTGACACAAATCCCACCTTAATCAGGTCTTTATTACTGTTTTTTCTTGCTATGTACttcctccatcccaaaataaggGTATGTTCGGTAGCGCCCCAACTACAATAAATCCTCAAATCCAGCTTCTCTTTTTGATCGCCAGCTTCCGGCGCGAGCGCTAGCACTCAGAAATCTGTTCGGTGTCTCAGCTCCAGGTTTCGATCGCCATAGATGGGCTGCCAGCCAGATTCGGCCTTATTGGACATTGAGGAGAGGACGAAGTGAGCCCAAGATGGAGGCTGGATGGAAATCCACGTGAGGCCCAGCTCCTAGGGGCTGAAAAGATGGCTAAAGGCCTAGTTTGGAGTGCCTGGAGGGCATTTTTCAGCCTAGTTCGTTGGCAGGCAGCTTTTTCTCCTTTTCCTCTGCTTTCTTTCTCTAACAGAGATGGCCAGATTCGCTGGGACAAAGAGTTGCCTTTTCTTTTCTGTGCAATAACAGAGAACTATAAAGGGTAGTTTGATATACTTTATGTATATAAATTATAAATTATTAAACAAAAATGTATTTTCAACATCTTCTATTTGCTCAAGATTTATGGCACTTGATATTAGTGCAGTAGAAATAGGGGGATACCAGAAGTCGGATTCCAATAATCGGAACCGTCACTTGTGATGTCTTCAAACATGATGCGCAAGTTCTCTTCATTGCGAAGTCCATGCTTTCTAAACTTGTAACAACCTGGAATGTCCTGTAAATACACAAACAAGATAACCTTTGTCAACAACAAGTAATATGAAGAAAGATATGGTATGCACAACATGAGGATGAAAACTCACTATCTTTGCCTTCTTCCACCACTCAGCATCTTGTTTCACAGTGTTGCGCTCTGTGTCCCATCCCGCTCCTGTCTCCTTCAACTTAAGTTTGTTGAATACACCATATTCACCTCTCAGTTTGTCCCATTTGTTCTTTAATTGCTCATTCGTGTACTCCAACCCTGTTCTTATTTTGAATTGCATCACCACCTCATCATATGCATTGGAGGTCAAGTGAGTATTTGGCCTATTTCCAGCTCTCACTTGCTTGACAAACAACTCGGTGATAATCCGAGTGTTTTCAATAGTCCATTCGGCAAGCATTTTCAACAACTCCATATAAAAGTCCATGTCACTTTGTGTGTGCTAATAAAATTGTATGCTCTCATATATATAAAGATTCATGTCATAAAAATAACTGTATGCTCTCATTTATAAACATATACAGAGACTATTTCATCTATAAATCTGTACGTATGTATATGCAATATCTCATTTATAAACATATACAGAGTCTATTTCATCTATAATTCTGTACAAGGACTATTTCATTTATAAATCTAAAAATCATAGCTCCCATCTATAAATCTGTACATCTATAAATCTGAACCAAATGATAAATATGTATGCTCTCATTCAAAAAAGTTCATCTCATTTACAAAAGATTGTGCATCTGGACATCCAAAAATCCGGACCCAATGGCCTATAACTCAATGTAAAATAAACTGAATGGAGAGTGGTGAGGTTGCACATCTGCACGAGCTCACCTTGAGCTTCTCGAGCGGCGACGACGGGGCAGAGGAGCAGCGTCACCGACAGAGGGGGTGTCGGCTGCTGTCAGGTGGGGGCGGAATGCGGCGAGCTTGAAGGAGTCGCGAGCGTGACGAAGAAGGGCTGCTCGAGGACGAGACCTTCTTCGGGGTGGGGTCGAGGTTGCCGGACGAAGTTGACTGGTGAGGATGC contains:
- the LOC125536913 gene encoding protein trichome birefringence-like 13 isoform X2, whose amino-acid sequence is MPPARSPAAGLRRRKVFLPLVLLLPLILLTLILIFPSRSIPALRDAALRSQQTCDYAAGGWVSDSSAESHLRYDHTCKEIFKGWNCIANGKRNGRALLRWRWKPEGCELLPRLDPLRFLEHHRNTNIGFVGDSLNRNMFVSLVCMLRGVNGEVRKWRPAGADRGFTFLRYNLTLAYHRTNLLVRYGSWSASPNGGPLESLGYKQGHRIDVDIADQTWAEAPSFHDILIFNTGHWWWSSSKFDPIQSPMLFFEKGKPIIPPLLPPEGLDLTLKHMITFANKAMRPNGLKFFSTQSPRHFEGGDWNEGGSCQRDQPLSSEEVGNPHLVMALVGNKALKKLAIVAGRLRQILKFNSKIMSIIPCCPVCSLVGMKKG
- the LOC125536913 gene encoding protein trichome birefringence-like 13 isoform X3, producing MPPARSPAAGLRRRKVFLPLVLLLPLILLTLILIFPSRSIPALRDAALRSQQTCDYAAGGWVSDSSAESHLRYDHTCKEIFKGWNCIANGKRNGRALLRWRWKPEGCELLPRLDPLRFLEHHRNTNIGFVGDSLNRNMFVSLVCMLRGVNGEVRKWRPAGADRGFTFLRYNLTLAYHRTNLLVRYGSWSASPNGGPLESLGYKQGHRIDVDIADQTWAEAPSFHDILIFNTGHWWWSSSKFDPIQSPMLFFEKGKPIIPPLLPPEGLDLTLKHMITFANKAMRPNGLKFFSTQSPRHFEGGDWNEGGSCQRDQPLSSEEKVGDCLELGVLRLIC
- the LOC125536913 gene encoding protein trichome birefringence-like 13 isoform X4, with product MPPARSPAAGLRRRKVFLPLVLLLPLILLTLILIFPSRSIPALRDAALRSQQTCDYAAGGWVSDSSAESHLRYDHTCKEIFKGWNCIANGKRNGRALLRWRWKPEGCELLPRLDPLRFLEHHRNTNIGFVGDSLNRNMFVSLVCMLRGVNGEVRKWRPAGADRGFTFLRYNLTLAYHRTNLLVRYGSWSASPNGGPLESLGYKQGHRIDVDIADQTWAEAPSFHDILIFNTGHWWWSSSKFDPIQSPMLFFEKGKPIIPPLLPPEGLDLTLKHMITFANKAMRPNGLKFFSTQSPRHFEGGDWNEGGSCQRDQPLSSEEVGDCLELGVLRLIC
- the LOC125536913 gene encoding protein trichome birefringence-like 13 isoform X5; protein product: MPPARSPAAGLRRRKVFLPLVLLLPLILLTLILIFPSRSIPALRDAALRSQQTCDYAAGGWVSDSSAESHLRYDHTCKEIFKGWNCIANGKRNGRALLRWRWKPEGCELLPRLDPLRFLEHHRNTNIGFVGDSLNRNMFVSLVCMLRGVNGEVRKWRPAGADRGFTFLRYNLTLAYHRTNLLVRYGSWSASPNGGPLESLGYKQGHRIDVDIADQTWAEAPSFHDILIFNTGHWWWSSSKFDPIQSPMLFFEKGKPIIPPLLPPEGLDLTLKHMITFANKAMRPNGLKFFSTQSPRHFEGGDWNEGGSCQRDQPLSSEECCCNIMFFPLV